In Quercus lobata isolate SW786 chromosome 12, ValleyOak3.0 Primary Assembly, whole genome shotgun sequence, a genomic segment contains:
- the LOC115971374 gene encoding uncharacterized protein LOC115971374, translating into MCSFSNLGEDIMLMQADFDLNSAQIYTESLKEFLKKTMLDQEVMFRKQVEELHRLYTIQKTQMENLSWKEFDRYNSRKASTQSTLIPSTNLGRHEPFAKEKKISSIPMEDSTQARSHVLFEGHQGMYSKLWQKPLDLQLSADQYISHVDPELKLSLSTGEDSWRKRSAKRIWFSKNVHSSTHDIIDLEESSEGISNEDEKHAPSLSFAALTNNFGGKHESDSVLSDLVISSCVKKDLAYEIADSHPLLDDSECCQEKNSFKKGFKNCHVGVLSTNPSTKMQLPTSFKAANVDLNKVQLDDSSSYSNDLVVAHPSTASSPHVFIERVGRVQDTCVSMSRRKENNNCSNETSDMFHQDDAVNSPLIDFNSKSKRTEIWARTSKFDGVGGSEVGLSGVEAISRAPPGLHGDLGSNSSDPKNENFRFMSELSSDILGDSHYTCLANGQINFDKSKVENIILSGSEQSQVTVQDGCGNMSPASCKSHCNVENDSSSIKTMQSGIEKGSSNLSTFDQFSGTDVVCQVAETLSGNQDQGSSDSSESKHGCLNKKGESSEPDVLIRMAAESLVHFSLEISSGNQDCCTRAGLSEMRNEEKEQPQYSSDSFELITLNLKECSADDYSVSSKPFEVNDMETKDFSCRLRRGRRLKDFQKDILPGLASLSRHEIREDINILEAVLRSREYRKIRARMGDGQSSCAPVRSRRSRINYNGRKKL; encoded by the exons ATGTGTTCGTTTTCTAATCTTGGGGAGGACATCATGTTGATGCAAGCAGATTTTGATCTGAATTCAGCACAAATATATACTGAGTCGCTCAAAGAATTTCTGAAGAAGACTATGCTTGACCAGGAGGTTATGTTTAGGAAGCAG GTTGAGGAACTTCATCGATTATATACTATACAGAAGACACAGATGGAGAATCTTTCCTGGAAGGAGTTTGATAGATACAATTCAAGGAAAGCAAGCACCCAATCAACACTGATACCTTCTACAAATCTAGGGAGACATGAACcatttgcaaaagaaaaaaaaatttcctcgaTTCCCATG GAGGACTCAACACAAGCTAGAAGTCACGTGCTGTTTGAAGGGCACCAGGGTATGTACTCTAAGCTTTGGCAGAAGCCTTTAGACCTTCAACTGTCTGCTGACCAGTACATTAGCCATGTTG ATCCAGAGTTGAAGCTTTCTCTGAGTACTGGCGAGGACAGTTGGAGAAAGAGGAGTGCTAAGAGAATTTGGTTCAGTAAAAATGTTCATTCCTCCACCCACGATATTATTGATTTAGAAGAGTCTAGTGAGGGGATATCAAATGAGGACGAAAAACATGCACCTTCCTTAAGCTTTGCTGCTCTGACGAATAACTTTGGAGGCAAGCATGAGTCAGATTCTGTACTTTCTGATCTGGTCATCTCAAGCTGTGTGAAGAAGGATTTAGCATATGAGATTGCGGACAGTCACCCTCTCCTAGATGACAGTGAGTGCTGTCAAGAGAAGAACTCTTTCAAGAAAG gatTTAAAAATTGCCATGTTGGTGTCCTAAGTACCAATCCGTCCACCAAGATGCAACTGCCTACTTCATTTAAAGCAGCAAATGTGGACCTTAACAAAGTTCAGCTTGATGACTCCTCTTCTTACTCTaatgatcttgttgtggcccaTCCTTCAACAGCTAGTTCACCCCATGTTTTCATTGAACGAGTTGGCAGGGTTCAGGACACTTGTGTGTCCATGTctaggagaaaagaaaacaataattgCTCGAATGAAACCTCTGACATGTTTCACCAAGATGATGCAGTGAATTCTCCCTTAATAGATTTCAACAGCAAAAGCAAGAGAACAGAAATTTGGGCTAGAACTTCCAAGTTTGATGGAGTGGGTGGAAGTGAAGTGGGGCTTTCAGGTGTTGAGGCTATCTCCAGGGCCCCACCAGGCCTTCATGGAGACCTTGGTAGCAACAGTAGTGACCctaagaatgaaaattttaggtTCATGTCAGAACTTTCAAGTGATATTTTAGGTGACTCACATTATACATGTCTAGCTAATGGACAAATAAACTTTGATAAGAGCAAAGTTGAGAATATTATACTTTCAGGTTCTGAACAAAGTCAAGTTACAGTTCAAGATGGATGTGGCAACATGTCTCCTGCTTCATGCAAGTCCCATTGCAATGTTGAGAATGATTCTAGTAGTATAAAGACTATGCAATCTGGAATTGAAAAGGGAAGTTCAAATCTTTCTACCTTTGATCAGTTTTCTGGAACTGATGTAGTCTGCCAAGTTGCAGAAACCTTATCAGGCAATCAGGACCAAGGATCTTCTGACAGCAGTGAATCAAAACATGGATGCCTCAATAAGAAAGGAGAATCATCTGAACCAGATGTGTTGATTCGTATGGCAGCTGAATCACTTGTTCATTTCTCCTTGGAAATTTCATCTGGTAATCAAGATTGTTGTACCAGAGCAGGACTAAGTGAGATGAGAAATGAGGAAAAGGAGCAGCCACAGTATTCTTCTGATTCTTTTGAGTTAATCACTCTAAATCTAAAAGAATGCAGTGCAGATGACTATTCTGTATCATCAAAGCCATTTGAAGTAAATGACATGGAGACAAAGGATTTTTCTTGTAGGTTAAGAAGGGGGAGAAGATTGAAAGATTTTCAGAAGGACATACTCCCTGGTCTTGCATCTCTTTCCAGACATGAAATTCGAGAGGATATAAACATTCTGGAGGCAGTTCTAAGATCAAGGGAGTACAGGAAAATCAGAGCAAGGATGGGTGATGGACAGAGCTCGTGTGCACCCGTTAGAAGCAGACGGTCAAGAATTAATTACAATGGGaggaaaaaattataa
- the LOC115969853 gene encoding flavin-containing monooxygenase FMO GS-OX-like 4 isoform X1: MLVKATRLSCNGTLISSQIKISCASLPSFPSMPQSPGHAPQPIVSRHVAVIGAGAAGLVTARELRREGHSVVVFERGDQVGGLWVYTPNVESDQIGLDPTRTTVHSSVYHSLRTNLPRDSMGFSDYPFVAKDDPDRDPRLFPGHREVMMYLQDFAREFGIDELVRFETEVVRVRFVEEEEKWKIKSKQRHKEMDEIFDAVVVCNGHYTQPLVSHVPGINKWPGKQMHSHNYRDPKPFQDQVVVLIGNSASAFDISRELAGVAKEVHIAARTVKYETFGKQPAYDNLWLHPMIKNVCEDGSVHFQDGSFVIANIIIHCTGYKYHFPFLETNGFVIVDDNHVGPLYKHIFPPALAPWLSFVGIPFQVITFPMFELQSKWIAGVLSNRITLPSQEEMMEDVKALYSSLEASGTPKRDTHALDDKQVKYNNWLAGQCGCPAYEDWRMEMYYATVKGRLAHLESYRDEWETQHLVLQAYEDFIKPASNQVSDRCVFP, encoded by the exons ATGCTAGTAAAAGCTACGCGCCTGTCCTGTAATGGAACACTAATCTCATCACAAATCAAAATCTCCTGTGCGTCTCTCCCTAGTTTTCCATCCATGCCTCAAAGCCCAGGACACGCACCCCAGCCGATCGTATCACGCCACGTTGCAGTCATCGGCGCCGGCGCCGCGGGCCTCGTAACTGCTCGAGAGCTCCGCCGCGAGGGCCACAGCGTGGTGGTCTTCGAGCGAGGCGACCAGGTTGGTGGACTCTGGGTCTACACCCCGAATGTCGAATCCGACCAGATTGGACTCGACCCGACTCGGACCACGGTCCACTCCAGCGTCTACCACTCCCTCCGCACAAACCTCCCCCGAGACTCCATGGGCTTCTCGGACTACCCGTTCGTTGCCAAAGACGACCCGGACAGAGACCCGAGACTGTTCCCGGGTCACCGAGAGGTTATGATGTATCTGCAAGACTTCGCGCGCGAGTTCGGGATTGATGAGTTGGTGAGGTTCGAAACGGAGGTAGTGCGCGTGAGATTCGTGGAGGAAGAGGAGAAATGGAAAATTAAATCAAAGCAAAGACACAAAGAAATGGATGAGATATTTGATGCTGTTGTCGTATGTAATGGCCATTACACCCAGCCTCTTGTCTCCCATGTTCCCG GAATAAATAAGTGGCCTGGGAAGCAAATGCATAGCCACAATTATCGTgatccaaaaccttttcaagatcaa GTTGTAGTCTTGATTGGGAATTCAGCAAGTGCGTTCGATATTTCTCGGGAATTAGCTGGAGTTGCCAAAGAAGTCCACATTGCAGCTAGAACGGTCAAATATGAAACATTTGGAAAACAACCTGCCTATGATAATTTGTGGCTTCATCCTATG ATAAAAAATGTATGTGAAGATGGTTCTGTACATTTTCAAGATGGGAGCTTTGTCATTGCTAACATCATTATACACTGCACAGG GTACAAGtatcattttccttttcttgaaaCCAATGGCTTTGTGATTGTGGATGACAACCATGTGGGGCCACTATACAAGCATATATTTCCACCAGCCTTGGCTCCATGGCTTTCCTTTGTTGGAATACCTTTTCAG GTCATTACTTTCCCCATGTTTGAATTACAAAGCAAGTGGATAGCTGGTGTTTTGTCTAATCGTATCACACTTCCATCACAAGAAGAGATGATGGAAGATGTTAAAGCCCTCTACTCATCACTTGAAGCTTCTGGCACTCCGAAGCGAGACACTCATGCTTTGGATGATAAGCAG GTAAAGTACAATAATTGGCTTGCGGGTCAATGTGGATGTCCTGCATATGAAGATTGGAGAATGGAGATGTATTATGCCACTGTCAAGGGCAGACTAGCTCATCTTGAATCTTACCGCGATGAATGGGAAACTCAGCACTTGGTTTTGCAAGCTTATGAGGATTTCATTAAGCCCGCCTCAAATCAAGTTAGTGACAGATGTGTCTTTCCTTAA
- the LOC115969853 gene encoding flavin-containing monooxygenase FMO GS-OX-like 4 isoform X2 produces MLVKATRLSCNGTLISSQIKISCASLPSFPSMPQSPGHAPQPIVSRHVAVIGAGAAGLVTARELRREGHSVVVFERGDQVGGLWVYTPNVESDQIGLDPTRTTVHSSVYHSLRTNLPRDSMGFSDYPFVAKDDPDRDPRLFPGHREVMMYLQDFAREFGIDELVRFETEVVRVRFVEEEEKWKIKSKQRHKEMDEIFDAVVVCNGHYTQPLVSHVPGINKWPGKQMHSHNYRDPKPFQDQVVVLIGNSASAFDISRELAGVAKEVHIAARTVKYETFGKQPAYDNLWLHPMVITFPMFELQSKWIAGVLSNRITLPSQEEMMEDVKALYSSLEASGTPKRDTHALDDKQVKYNNWLAGQCGCPAYEDWRMEMYYATVKGRLAHLESYRDEWETQHLVLQAYEDFIKPASNQVSDRCVFP; encoded by the exons ATGCTAGTAAAAGCTACGCGCCTGTCCTGTAATGGAACACTAATCTCATCACAAATCAAAATCTCCTGTGCGTCTCTCCCTAGTTTTCCATCCATGCCTCAAAGCCCAGGACACGCACCCCAGCCGATCGTATCACGCCACGTTGCAGTCATCGGCGCCGGCGCCGCGGGCCTCGTAACTGCTCGAGAGCTCCGCCGCGAGGGCCACAGCGTGGTGGTCTTCGAGCGAGGCGACCAGGTTGGTGGACTCTGGGTCTACACCCCGAATGTCGAATCCGACCAGATTGGACTCGACCCGACTCGGACCACGGTCCACTCCAGCGTCTACCACTCCCTCCGCACAAACCTCCCCCGAGACTCCATGGGCTTCTCGGACTACCCGTTCGTTGCCAAAGACGACCCGGACAGAGACCCGAGACTGTTCCCGGGTCACCGAGAGGTTATGATGTATCTGCAAGACTTCGCGCGCGAGTTCGGGATTGATGAGTTGGTGAGGTTCGAAACGGAGGTAGTGCGCGTGAGATTCGTGGAGGAAGAGGAGAAATGGAAAATTAAATCAAAGCAAAGACACAAAGAAATGGATGAGATATTTGATGCTGTTGTCGTATGTAATGGCCATTACACCCAGCCTCTTGTCTCCCATGTTCCCG GAATAAATAAGTGGCCTGGGAAGCAAATGCATAGCCACAATTATCGTgatccaaaaccttttcaagatcaa GTTGTAGTCTTGATTGGGAATTCAGCAAGTGCGTTCGATATTTCTCGGGAATTAGCTGGAGTTGCCAAAGAAGTCCACATTGCAGCTAGAACGGTCAAATATGAAACATTTGGAAAACAACCTGCCTATGATAATTTGTGGCTTCATCCTATG GTCATTACTTTCCCCATGTTTGAATTACAAAGCAAGTGGATAGCTGGTGTTTTGTCTAATCGTATCACACTTCCATCACAAGAAGAGATGATGGAAGATGTTAAAGCCCTCTACTCATCACTTGAAGCTTCTGGCACTCCGAAGCGAGACACTCATGCTTTGGATGATAAGCAG GTAAAGTACAATAATTGGCTTGCGGGTCAATGTGGATGTCCTGCATATGAAGATTGGAGAATGGAGATGTATTATGCCACTGTCAAGGGCAGACTAGCTCATCTTGAATCTTACCGCGATGAATGGGAAACTCAGCACTTGGTTTTGCAAGCTTATGAGGATTTCATTAAGCCCGCCTCAAATCAAGTTAGTGACAGATGTGTCTTTCCTTAA